Genomic window (Musa acuminata AAA Group cultivar baxijiao chromosome BXJ1-9, Cavendish_Baxijiao_AAA, whole genome shotgun sequence):
GGGGCGGGAGAGGACTTCCCTCCCTAACTCCAGAGGAATGgatagaagaggaggagggagaggacacCATCCTAACTGACCTTAACTGGGGAGGGTGCTACGGGAGGAAAAAGCGACGCTGGAGGCGAGGAGGGCGACTGGAAGAAAGACGGCGAGACCGGAAGAAGGTATTCGGTAATAAAAGACGGAGGTGAAGCCAGGCGCCCGCTATTTAAAGGGGACGTCCCGTCGGAACCAGCGCCCCTTCGCCTCCCGAGAAGTGGGCGGCGGCCCACTCGCATGCGCACGTAACCGTTGCGTCGCATCGGAAAATGCCCAAAAGTGCTCCGCCTTAATGAAGGCCTGACGTGGCAACCCCGTCGAAACAACAGCGTCCAGACGCCTCGAGACCGGCACCCCAAGACGTGCGGCGGAAGCAATCAACTCCCCCTAGGAGAGAAATTAAACGCGCAGCTCATCGACCCCCACCGCCGTTGAActcggctgcacgcctcccgagaccacacctgcgcggtaacccgcctgcgtcatgctcctcgaccctcggctgcacgcctcccgagaccacacctgcgcggtaacccgtctgcgtcatgctcctcggccctcgattgcatgcctcccgagaccacgcctgcgcggtaacccgcctacgtcgtgctcctcggccctcgactgcacgcctcccgagaccgcGCTTGCGCGGtaactcgcctgcgtcgtgctcctcggccctcggttgcacgcctcccgagaccacgcctgcgtggtaacccgcctgcgtcgtgctcctcggccctcgactgcacgacccccgagaccacacctgcgcggtaacccgcctgcgtcgtgctcctcggccctcggctgcacgcctcccgagaccacgcctgcgcggtaacccacctgcgtcgtgctcctcaaacCTCGgttgcacgcctcccgagaccacgcctgcgcggtaacccgcctgcgtcgtgctcctcggccctcggctgcacgcctcacGAGACCACACCTCCGCGGTaacccgcttgcgttgtgctcctcggccctcgactgcacgcctcccgagaccacacctacgcggtaacccatctgcgtcgtgctcctcggccctcggctgcacgcctcccgagaccaccctTGCGCGGTAACccgtctgcgtcgtgctcctcggccctcggctgcacgcctcccgagaccacgcctgcgcggtaacccgcctgcgtcgtgctccttggccctttTCGGCTCTGTGTTCGCCGAGTTCGACTCCGCCCGACCGGCCCATCGACGACATACCCCTCGAGCCCGCGTGGCCAATTCACCAGAAGACAgtagccatgcatcggaccccctacATGCAAGAACCGacacatagctcctttcggggggggaatatgataggggtaaaaataaaTAGGACATGACACACCGGATTTGACGTAGCACCGCCCAGCGTCAGCCACCCCTGGGTGGCACAATACCCCAGGGGGCGAGCATTAACGCCAACGTAACGTGTACCCTCGCTCACCATACCCAGACGACCTCATCAtctgaccccgcacgaccggACGAGGCAGAGGAAGGCGtcgaccgaggctcgccataccctgcggcagctcggccttccacgcaacgcccacgacgacgacgGACGCTATCAGGTGCACGGCCCTGCCCCGGCAAGATAGCGCATCAGATAACATCgaactcacctataaatacccttgggcTCCAAACGAGCAAGGTAAGCGCAAAAAGCCACGATTTCACCCAAAAATTCCTCTCctcatcactgacttgatcgttggaggggtcagGCCGAATCGTCGACCCGACCTGTGCGCAGGTACTCGAGCGGAGCCGATCCGACCCGACGGCGCGAAGCATTCCAGGCAGATCCCCCGTAATCGACTGCCCCAAGACCCCGAGAGGAGCCTTGCCTGATCCTGGCCGTTCGGACCCTTGAACCAGCCGCATCGACCCCAAGgcgacggctaaaaaagttacttaccgtaacacctccgctccatgttctatcttctatgctggctcccttcatgtggcttgggtacttcgccaagttacacccaagttgctccgctcctcatttttgcattgagttgatggtggccctcgcgcccaccattccacgggtcagccatctcttgagtccgatctccatatcaactccaaatgtaccttcatttgtgttgctttgggtcgctcccccacttgatctcgcaatgcatctaccaatgcattctctcgagcgagatcatgtgacgactcatcgccgcttgctcagtctattgagcttcgtggagttgttatttgttgaggtactcctcctcaacttgtgaggtccgtcccacatgattctccctctggagggctgggacttatccctcctagataactgtcccgttggagcaacatctctcttcattttggagaccaccattcccttgaactactccgatctgctgaacaaactgtgcattgttctgcctcctgcaaacacaattgctagattgcgactccacgtcaatacagcccctactgcaccactcaaggcctagcaacatgctgaactcgttacacacttcagcctcctatggacgtatccttcacatgccgaagagaaagtttcaatgctccatggtaccgagtttcagtcgccttgggatggccgcgaacattccatcgttcgcatacaagcccatgcatgagtaccgaattctttgagtttgcaattcccctcacctctgtgagctttgcacaactctttcgatcgctgagcaactcattctaccttggatggtctcatcctttaccaagcgcctcgcttgccttgagcaccatcaagtgtagttgtcaacattgagccgtagctcaaactcagccatcccaacctttgtgcacttcacattcttccaagcttgtttgttctcatggtgcctcttgcatgaagggttggccatttctctgaatgccaatcttagatgcccgctcctccgagcgactcttttccctacatctctatgcccattttccccccaaacggttgggcatgtgctgactgccctcaacgcagccccactaggtcccacacatttgcatgctaagtatttttatgagtgtttgtcccgctttgataccatatgtcatggacttagctggttttgcctaagtcgtgcggcacccttgcatgtccatccacaaaggtcagcctccctgaagcctcccatgtcccttaggacccacaaaaaagagaacaagttagagaaaatgcctcattcgggatccacaagtaaacatttccgaaaatattttatagataatgtaaattacaaacaaaatttacaagctctgaacagttgcacaacaaagggtaaaatggtccgttaaagatcgaaaatctctctcaagtgtcaacatgacacaacctttatttataagcctaaaacgaccatcaaacccaactaaaatgggactattaagccttcggctatccctctacatgttagTCAAtgtatgaatataccaaaagacacgtacatacataagcattacatcaaacatcatgtttagaagtttgtccgtgacaatacgaCCAGGAAACCCTGGTCGAAGGACTACCTTATGAGGCTAGGAGGTTAGGAAACCCTAGCTACAAGGTGAGTAtgggtggctaggaaaccctagccgctACCTTGCCCTATGTGGCTAGGAGTCTTGGTTGCTAGGGGCTCTTGGGCGGCTAGGAAATGCTAGCCGCTTGTGTTGCCCCTTGTAGCTAAGAAACCTGGCTATAGGGGATGCCAACCCCCATGCTACTCTCAGCCTTGCTGCCTTTGGCCAGGCCGAGAGAAGCATAGTGTGCTCTCGACTAAGGTTGTAAGCAGCCTTCAGTTAAACaatagggcagcaatagttgctgccctttttcctCTATTCTGCGATAACAAATTTGAtgacaaaatattaatttaaaacacCTTTTAACAAGGAGAAGACATGCATTTCAGATCTTAAAAACTACGACATAAATCGTAGAAATCACATAAAAAAAATTCTACGCGATTGAATACAATACACAtagtttaaaaattaatattttgcataagcaacctggctctgataccactattgaaaaATTTGTAATGATATCACATGCATAGAAAAAATAAATCCTAGaatttttcatagaaaataaggtttcatcatcgtgcaaagattaatgagcaaaaacccacaaaactgaaaaactgcTCATATAAGGAAGATTGTGTTGCCTAGGaaaatcatatatccctgaactcTTACAAATTTGTGAGTGAAAATAAATGAGGTCTATTGTCCTCTCTAATAGTGATCCACATGACAGGGGCTataaagacgctcctcaaatcgctacacaATTCTCCTTACAGCGTACACCATACAATCAAGAAGAGACTGcctcttcttgctatccacatgccccaaataggggctgcaagttaaggaggagagggagagaggagaataggaggtgagaaCAAAAAAGAATATAGCACATGACCCTTTAGTtccttcttatttatagaggccccatatcaatttaaccctaatatatcataccatattgggtattggatctccatccaactacccatgcctcttagattagtgggtctctacctagtaatctctcattggctcttattggatctcattcataggatctaataattcaagagcttattggatatccaataagataggagctctagcggatatctcatatttgaacctctactcgtcgcaacacctatcatatgtgtgtggccctctaggcctagtatcgagctagccatgagtcatacatattagaactctttctagcttagtaaattattatctctataataatttactcgacttatcgattgcgaacgtactaggccactacgtcgtagtccctaaacgatattaGGGAATATAATCCATTAGATCTATCTGTCCTTaattactatatatctatagtccttcatctatctaatatcctaaagatcgtatattgggcatggtattgtcaggcccatatggtttctacttgagtctcactctaatcggattctctcggaaaattctttctctctcaattcgaatgatcttggttagggatttatttgagcaacaatatataggatattcctctcatgatatcaagaGTGAATGATCTTCCATCGACACTCAatggccctcgtaagattgactaccactcttgatgaccgattgtgttagatcagaaacttctagacctataaatctaatatcaaagagtggaatactcatataggacatccttagtgtctcaagtctaagaaccagatacaccattgcgaTAATggaattgttgtttgacaataaggtatcatcaaccatccaacatttcgtaagtagatcaatcagtaaacttattctccaatgagcacttgcattgtatccctagtgtccccacatgagcagctatgagatcaactacctatatcatatggacgagtatacagtatactagtctatctagttatctttatatccctcttgagtaacctatgactgggattatttatggtttgtatttaaaggcaaatcggtctcatcatcgtgatctcatcacgatccaattcccgttgcacagatctatggacagCACAAcgtatatatgcaataatcaatataaaatattaaataatataataagaaaaaagagtgcaTATTATGTCACACATATTATCACTCATATAATTGGCTTGCaaagcacctataactagcagttCTATCGTAATAGGCCTTCGTTCATCCACCATAGCGGATTTAGGGCTCTACTATAATGGGCATTGTTCGTCTATTGTAGTGGGATTAGAGCTTCGCTGTAGCAAGTCTTATTCCACCGTAGTGGCTTTCCCCATAGTGGGCCTTTATTTATCTACCGTAATGTGATTAGGGCTCCACCGTAGTAGCTTCTACCATAGTGGGTCTTGTTCCATCGTAATGGGCTTTCATTTGTCTATTGTAGTGGGATTAGGGCTCCACTATAGTGGGCTTGCATTGTAGTGAGTCTTATTCCATTGCAGTGGGCCTTTGTTCGTCTACTATAGTGGGTTTAGGGCTTCCGCCATAGTAGGTCTAGTTCCATCGTAGTGGCTTTTGCCATAGTGGGCCTTTGTTCATTCACCATAGCGAGTTTAGGGCTCCACCATAGTGGGTCTTGTTCTGCTATAACATGCCTTCATTCGTCCACCATAGTGGATTTAGGGCTCTATTGTAGCGGGTCTTATTTTGCCATAGTAGGCCTTCGTTCCTCCGTCGTAGTCAGATTAGGGCTCCACCATAGCGGGCCTTGTTCCGCCATAGCAGGTCTTGTTCTACCATAGTTCATTCATCCATCATAGTTGGTTTAGAGCTCTACCATAGTAGGCTTTTGTTGTAGCGGCTTCCACCATAGTGGGATTAGGGCTCCGCCATAGCGGGTCTTGTTCTGCCATAACAAGCCTTCGCTCATCCATTGTAGTGGGTTTAGGGCTCTATCATAGCGGGCTTCTACCATAGCAGGTCTTGTTCCACCATAACGACTTGTTCTGCCATAGTAGGTCTTGTTCCTACAAAAAACACCAATTTTTCTTTGAAGCCTATTGGGTTGCTGACCTCAACCTTCGGAAGGACTAGGTCTCTCACTCCAACTTGTCATGATTAGATATGAAGGTTGTAGAGCTTAGCTACCGCTTTCTTATACCTCAAGGTTCGAAGGTGTGCCTTGGCCCTGAGTTCTCCAATCAGATCTAGCCTGACTCGAAGTCCCTCCTCGGATGTGGCTTTATCAAAATTCTCAACTCAAGGAGTCGGGAAGACGATCTCAAGCTGAAGGACCACCTTGGCACCATAAGCTAAGCCAAAAGGGGACTTGCCCGAGCTAATTTTGGGAGTGGTTCGAGATGCCCATAGTATACTCGGGAGCTCGTTGACCCAAGTGCCCTTCACCACCATCACCCTCTTTTTCAAGCCTTCCAATATGACTTAATTGGTGACTTTAGCCAGGCCATTGGTTTAAGGGTGGGCCATCAAGTTGAACCTTAGCTAAATCTCATAAGCTTAATAGAATTCCTTGAATTTTGAGTTGTTGAATTATGTTTCGTTGTCTATAATGAGGGCCTCTGGGATGTAAACCTGGTTATTATGTTCTTCCAACTAAATCCCTCCATCTACTTCTTCGAGATTGATTCTTAGGGCTCGATCTCTATCCACTTGGTGTAGTCTACTCCTATGATAAGGAATCTCCACTGGTCTAATGCAGGCAAAAAAGGGCTTAGGAGGTCTATCTCCCACTTGGTGAATGGCTAGGCATTATTGATGGGGCTCAATGGGACCACCAGTTGATGCTACACTCACATGTGCCTTTGGCATTCTTGGCACTTTTGCACATAGGCAACTTCATCCTTCAACATGGTAGGCCAATAATAGCCTTGCCAGAGAACTTTGAAGGCTAGGGTGCGCCCTCCTATGTGTTCCTTACATATTCCTTCATGTACTTCGGTTGGAACTCTCTCGACTTTGAGTGGCAATAGGTATCGAAGGAGCTGTTGGCTAAACACTTTTTAGTATAGCTAATTATTGAGGATGCAATACCAGGCTTGGGTACATCGAAGTCATTGTGCTGCAGTGGGCTCATTGGGCAATGTGTCATTATTCTTGTAACACAAAATTTTGTCCATTAAGCTTTCCTCGGGCTCCATAGTTGTAATGTCCCGAGCTTCGATTGTTCGGGCAAGGAGAACCTTGACCATTGGGTGGTTCTTACTTAGCTTCTAAGCATGCGAGCCTTCTCACAATTACGGTTGACGAGGGTTGATAGGTTGCTTGCGCAAGGGTAAAATAGGGGATGGGCCTTGCTGTCAGGAATTAATACACCCTATGGTCGACTCGAGCGACCTCTTCGGAGATTGAGACGCACAAGGGCCGGAGGATCATGCTGTTGCTTATGGCTATAGGGGAGGGGTGCGGGTTCTTCCATGCATGTCTGGTGCCTAGGTGGCAGCCCACAGTTGAGTGGGTCAGTAGAGTGATACTTACGTTTCTCCCTATCACTACGTTATCAACTAAGACCCATTAGTTTGAAGGCGTATCTATTGGTGATCTACTACCAAACACTGCCCATCCAATTAAACTCCTGTACCAAGTAGGAGTTCCAAAGGCAAGAAAGCTTAAAGCTTCAATAGAAGCTAAGTTGTAGCTTTGCCCAACCCCTAAGATAAAGTCTAACTTGAGAGCATGCAAACTTCCTTGCACGTTACAACCACTTCGCTTTCTTATTCGGAGTTATCGGCATTGAGGCAGTGGTCCAAATCACAAGTTTACGGCCCTGCAAGGACACAATTCGCAACTAATACCTTTACTCCCACCTCCTTATATTCCAGCATCTGCCACCCGGCCCTTTCCCTCCCAAACTACAGCAAGCTTACCACAGGCCACAGGAAGCGTCATGGGGAACTGTATTCCCTTCCCAACCACCAGAGACCTCTCTGTTTCAAGGAGGAGGAAATCTCTCCCAATCCAAACATCCTTTAAGCTTCCATCTCCGTTACCATCTTGGCCACCAGGTAATTAACCACACAGGAAACCTCATTTCTTCTTCCATCGCATGCTTAAGCTTTTGTTTCCTTGATGTTGGCTTCTAGGTGGGGAATTTGCCCAGGGGATAATAGATCTTGGAGGCCTGGAGGTGTGCCAAGTCTCCACGTTCACGCAAGTTTGGGCTACCCATGAAGGCGGCCAAGATGGCCTCGGTGCAACCTTCTTCAAACCTTCGACAGTCCCCATTGGCTTCTCGGTGCTGGGCTACTATGCCCAACCGAACAACCAGCCTCTGTTTGGCTGGGTTCTGGTCGGGAGAGACTCCGGCGACGGTGACACGCTCGCGCAGCCATCGGACTACACCCTTGTTTGGAGCAGCGAGTCATCTAACATCAATCAAGATGGTCGTGGCTACTTCTGGCTGCCGACGCCACCTGAAGGATACCATGCTGTCGGCCTTGTCGTCACGAACTCATCGGAGAAGCCTTCGGTCGAGGAAGTCAGATGCGTGAGGAGCGACCTGACCGACGAGCCTGAGAGCGATGCATACATATGGAGCACTGATGGATTCAGTGTGGATAGCTTAAGGCCCGCTACAAGGGGCATCAATGCCCTCGGTGTGTCGGTTGGAACATTCATAGCCCGAGCAAATGGAGCTGCGATTTCTGCAGCATTGTCTTGTTTGAAGAACAGGAAGGCCAACTTCTCTTCCATGCCGAACCTTCGTCAAGTGGAGGCCCTCATGCAAGCTTACTCACCATGGATTTACTTCCACCCGGATGAGATCTACTTCCCCTCATCTGTAAGCTGGTTCTTCGACAACGGTGCGCTGCTATACCAGAAAGGAAACCAGAATCCTACTCCTATAGACTCCGGTGGTTCGAACCTTCCCCAGGGAGACTCCAACGACGGCACCTACTGGATAGATCTTCCGGCCAATGACGGCCAGAAGAATAAGATCATGAAAGGAGACATTTCCAGCACGAAGTTGTACCTACACATCAAACCGATGCTCGGCGCGACCTTCACCGACGTCGTCATATGGATCTTCTATCCATTCAATGGGCCTGCAAAAGCCAAGGTGGGGCTGTTCAACGTATCACTGGGGAAGATAGGAGAGCATGTGGGTGACTGGGAGCACTTGACACTAAGGATAAGCAACTTCACCGGCGAGCTACGGAGGCTCTATTTTGCCGAGCACAGCTCAGGCACTTGGGTGGATGCTTCACAGCTCGATTTCCAGGGGGGGAACAAGCCCGTGGGGTATTCTTCATTGCATGGCCATGCTATGTACTCGAAGCCAGGCCTTGTCCTACAAGGGAATTCCAAACTGGGTATTGGCATCAGGAATGACACTGCGAAAGGTAACAGCATCGATAACGGGAGGAGCTTCGAGGTGGTGGCGGCGGAGTACATGGGGTCGGCGGTCACAGAGCCTGCATGGCTGAACTACATGAGGGAGTGGGGGCCGAAGATAAGCTATGACATCTCGAACGAGCTCAAGAAAGTGGAGAAGCTGCTTCCTGGGAAGTTCAGGTCCAGGTTGGAGAGCATCATCAATAGTCTTCCCGATGAAGTTCTTCGGGAAGAAGGGCCTACCGGCCCAAAGGAGAAGAGCAGTTGGGCAATGGATGAGAACTAAATACTTGGCTCCATTAATGTTGATGATTATAGCAGCATTACTGCTGCTTTCAATACTGCTCCATTAATGCTGCTTTAAATACTGAAAGATGCAATATTATGGATTGAAATAAACTAGCTTTGATGTTTTCAACTATTTCGAAATGCTATTTATATTCACTAAATAGAATTCACATTAATCAAATTTTCCtgtaaatttttttagattttctctAAATCTTATTAAGAGCATTCTGAATTGTATGCTTATTATAAGACTAAATTATCACGGAATCATTACTGACATGGCAATCTATTTACTTCTTGGATTAGTCCGAGATCGCAAACGATGCTTCATCAGCACGGTCAACTCCCGGGTTTCTGATAGGTCCTACTCCTCCCCTTCCACAGGCTTCACTCGAACTCTCTCAACAGATTGGCCACGACGAACAAGAAGTCCTATCCGTCTCACCACCCCGAACGGCATCATCTTGATCTCCCGGCCCACCGTTGTGCCCACCTCCTCGCCTTCTCCGCCCGCCAAGAACCTCTCTGGCCGTGCCCACAACTTCTCGTCCCACCCCATCTCCGCTACTGTGAAGTTGACCGAGGCGCCCCAGGGTACCAGGTAGCCGTTGATGCTCACGCCCTCCGATGCCGTATGCGGCAGGAGGAAATGGGCCGGAGGGTGCTGGCTCAGCCCCTTCATGATCACCGCCTTGAGGTACGGCATCCTATGCAGGTCATCGTCGCTGATCTCCGCCTGCGCTCCGCGACCTCCTCGATTTTGTCGAACAGCTTCCGCTGCAGGTGCTCCTCCATCACGAGGTGCGCCATGATCCATTTTAACGCGGTTGCTGTCGTGTTGGTGCCGGCAATTAGGAACTCGGAGCATAGGCTCATGAACTCCCCGTCGGTAAGCTCCCATCCTTCGCCCTCAGACAGGCATAGACCGAGAAGTGAATCTACGTAAGAAAAAAATGAAGTCGTCATCTTCTTCTTGATTCAGAGGGATAAAGAACTCCTATATGTGGCGTAAGGCTACGAGCCAATTTTTTCATAACAGGAGTTGTTGACATAGTCTTTCATCTATTTAATGTTTCAGATATTATATACCAATAATTGAAATCTACTCAAGTCTCATTTTAATTTGATTCTTTCGAACAACTCATTATCTCTCAATCAAATTGATCTTAGTTAGAGATTTGTTTGTGTAAGAATATATGATATTTCTCatatgataccgagagtgaatgatcctctattgacacccaATTAtcttcgtaaggttggttgtcatttCTAATGACCAACTATATTAAACCTGAGTTCCAAacttataaatctggtatcaaagaatggagcactcagacAAGGTATctttgatatctcaagtctaaggactagatacataaTTTGGACTACAGAATCCTTGTCTAatgatgagatatcattaactatcTAATATTCTATAAGCGAATTATTTAATGAACTTGTTTTCCAATGAGCAActgtactatatctctagtgttccAACATAAGCTGAGACCAACTGCCTTTattatatggataggtatataataTACTGATTTGTCCAGCTatatcgatgtctctctcgagtaacatatgaccaagaATATTTAGAGTTTATGTTTATAGATAA
Coding sequences:
- the LOC135593547 gene encoding hypothetical protein At1g04090-like; translation: MGNCIPFPTTRDLSVSRRRKSLPIQTSFKLPSPLPSWPPGGEFAQGIIDLGGLEVCQVSTFTQVWATHEGGQDGLGATFFKPSTVPIGFSVLGYYAQPNNQPLFGWVLVGRDSGDGDTLAQPSDYTLVWSSESSNINQDGRGYFWLPTPPEGYHAVGLVVTNSSEKPSVEEVRCVRSDLTDEPESDAYIWSTDGFSVDSLRPATRGINALGVSVGTFIARANGAAISAALSCLKNRKANFSSMPNLRQVEALMQAYSPWIYFHPDEIYFPSSVSWFFDNGALLYQKGNQNPTPIDSGGSNLPQGDSNDGTYWIDLPANDGQKNKIMKGDISSTKLYLHIKPMLGATFTDVVIWIFYPFNGPAKAKVGLFNVSLGKIGEHVGDWEHLTLRISNFTGELRRLYFAEHSSGTWVDASQLDFQGGNKPVGYSSLHGHAMYSKPGLVLQGNSKLGIGIRNDTAKGNSIDNGRSFEVVAAEYMGSAVTEPAWLNYMREWGPKISYDISNELKKVEKLLPGKFRSRLESIINSLPDEVLREEGPTGPKEKSSWAMDEN
- the LOC135594118 gene encoding cytochrome P450 89A2-like, which codes for MDHGAPRDGGAPAAEAVRQNRGGRGAQAEISDDDLHRMPYLKAVIMKGLSQHPPAHFLLPHTASEGVSINGYLVPWGASVNFTVAEMGWDEKLWARPERFLAGGEGEEVGTTVGREIKMMPFGVVRRIGLLVRRGQSVERVRVKPVEGEE